Sequence from the Diadema setosum chromosome 18, eeDiaSeto1, whole genome shotgun sequence genome:
ACCTTCACATGTAAAGTAGCAGAGCAGTCACACTAGATTATAGGGATCTCTGGAACAGTTCATGTACAGTACTTTGTAGTACAAAATTACTGAGACCCTGCATCAATCATATCCCCTCCTAAAAGTTGCATCTGGACTCATTATCTAGAAGAGCTGAAATATGCATTTGGGGTCAACTCGACTGAccttgtttttgcttgtttatttgcttttttttttgggggggggggagggttgtcACAGAGCTCTCagtcttctttttatttcattaataaCAGAGGGTGAAACAGTGGGCTTACTTAACcataaaaagactgggggggggggcctaaaaggccccccctcgacattttgcgcgattactcagcaacacgcaatgctctcgtcgcgatgctctatgacttttttctttcgagtttcccacacattttgacaccaaatttgtgacgcctgggggtacggttctgaagttacataactttttgtacatgcacgtgagactgaaaatggctcaaaaatgtgattttgtgtacaaagtcaatacaaattgagttttatcacatggttcatataaatatgcttatttttactctcaatggctaaaatcaatttgttttagtagtattatgcttcaaaaagggtctgccacaaattttgccgaaaaatacaacaaaaacaaaaggtcgaaaaacaatgaaatacataagaaattcataaaacaataaaataaataagaaattaattttgataccgaattttttttcaagtacatttgctaagaatgctacaaagaatatctagaccaaaaatgagcacatttggagctttatttactgatttacataaaaaagtctgatttctcgcatagattagcataattaatcaaaataaaataaaagaagactattttggaaaatttaaatatacgatcttgtagattacatcgcacactaccattgttcaaatttccgcggcgatcgcgcgatccatggccgagatcttaagggggggccctttaggccccccccccagtctttcgagctaccaaaatagcccagttagggTTAACCAtcgaggatgagctgattttgctatagcacgcatttcccacagacatctgcccgagtattgaccgattcgggtttgttgagggcagcagacattttacggcacagggcgcagccatagtgggtgtatcagccgaccccccccctgctctcccccaccccggggcaacatgtttatcacgcacttgtaacaaaggctCGCGCACTAatcaagcattcgcgcactcggTACGAGatgcctattggctaaagcagtttttcattctgcgcgcgtgctaatgtagggagaggggtgggggagtgcggggggggggggggggtggggtcggctgatacacccactatggctgcgcccatgccaaaaatacacatagcgcgtcacagaatcggtcaatactcgggactagtcttcaacaggttaagagaACCTTCAAAGcttcttcatttttgtcaaaAGTAGTAAGTACTCTCACATGCTTGAATTTCTAGTATTCATTTCGATAAGTGAGGTGAGAATTGAACATATTGAGGAGTTGACCATCCAATAGTCAAgaatattcttttttctctccaaaTCTGAGCCTGAGGAAAGGGACAGGCACTGGTAATTCAAAACTGGGGTGTTGTATCTGGTCATGTCAAGGGTGAATAAAACATCAGAGTTCTAATAAAGTCTTGACTTCAGGTGCTAAGTCCCCAGTAACAGACATGCTTCTATGTGGACCACATAATGTTGGTTTAATCATTTCGAACTTACCGGTACATTCCTCAAAAGGTGAGAGGCCACACTGGATCAGTATGGCATTGACGCATAATGCATTTGCCTACATTGAAGTACCGGTACATTGGGATCCCCACATTTTGTACATCACTCAAGGACAAAATACTCTTATCTGCAACAAGTGAGAGTCTACTGGAAGCGCGGCACATGCAGTATTACAACAGCGTGCATGGTTCTGACTGCTACGTGATGCGAGGGAAGCCGAGCCTACTCTCCGACTTCGCAATTCCTGTGGACCATAGGTTGCTACACTGTACCATCAGCTCGACAGGTGTGCCATTACTATCTTCATGGCAATTCTCAGCACATGTCTATGAATGTGCGTGCGCACACAACGCTTTCGAGAATTCCTCTGTATGCATCTATGATTCCACTGAGTCTCTTGCTTGGCTGCTGCATGGTGTCCATTCTATTCAAGCCAGTCTTTGCTAACGGTCTCTACTTGCTAACTGGAGTAGGCAATGTACTGGGGCTGTACTTTGGCAACTTTCCGTGGCTGCTTGTCGTGCGTCTTTGGACAGATCATTTCACACCAGCTGATTGGAATCATTGACTCACCTTGGTACGGgggaaaataaatcaaaaagaaacaaacaatcatttcattatcTAAATGGACAAATGCTGCTGTTCTCTTTTGAAATGAATCATTCAGAATATAAATAGGGTGTTCAAGGTTGCTAGGTTGGTACTCTAAAGTCACCAATATAAAGTCATCAACTTGTATACTGCATGCATTGTGACACAATGCTAGAAATTTTGGACCACAAAACCATTGTCTTGTAGAAGATACACGTACCAGTGATCATACAGTATTATATTCCATGCTTTGCCTCACAACGTTCAAGCTTTGATTGTGTGCAAAACATCCAACCAGACAAGCAACTAACCCATTGTACATGGTACACTTAACCCATCAACCCCAAGCAAGATATGGACACTACGTACTACATTCATGGCAGGCTGCCATTACTGTGACATGATTTACATTTTCAGCAATCGTGAAACACGCTCTGCCCAGCAACAACTACCGTACTCACCTGCTTCACTTTTGGCCAAGACAACACCCAGCTCATTCTCTGCCGTGGTCAGGAGGTATGACTGCGCATCCCCAAGAGAAAGCTGAGGCCACTTGTTAAGGTGACAAAAGGTCATTGATGACAAAAATGTAACCATACAACGTGTAGCAGTTCACTCCCTTGCCCTCTTCTACTCCCCTtcctttgtgtttgtgtattttggtGGGAGAGCTATTTAAAATGTTTATCTCACCCTGAATGTACTTCTATGTCATGTTTAAAATTCATCTTGTCAAAATATGAGAAgccctcatacatgtacatcaacaCCAATTAGTGCACATAGACATTTCAGCAATTTTAATCTCAAGGCTGATGTTGTGATTTAAATTTGTAAAACTGTAGCCCATAACTCACTCAAGACTTCAAACACCTTCTTGAAGTTTGCATTGAACTTGTGAGGAACCACCTTCTAGTGAAATATACACAAGCTTCGTATGGATCCCCTGTATGTTACAGCACGATTATCAAATTTTCTGAAATTGCAACAGAAAACTTTCTGGCCAATAAGATGTAAGTGTGAAACCATCTCTCCAAACTTCCACTTCACCTTCAAAGAGGGCTCAATTACAAATTACAGTTGTAAGGTACACATGAACCTCCAATATGAGgattccattttttgtttttgttttttttgttttgtttacgtttgtttgtctgtttggtaataacaatgatgatacacAAAATATTCAGCAGATCCATGAGGTATTTACTTCCCCAAATGCTGCACAGAAAATATCTTCAATACAAAAGAATTTCCGATAAAAGTTTTTGAACATGGAATTCCCAATTCAGGTATTTCAAATTGTTCCACTTCCATAAAACACAAATAACAACACAAGCAGTAAGACAGTAAGTTGTATTATCAAatatactataaaaaaaaattaataataataatttcaaagtAAGATGCAGTCATGAGTGCATGAAATTAGGCATTTAAACATTATAGATTAATTTAAAATACTACAGGTATATCAACATTCTTCATGATatgtgtaacatttttttttttatttgaaaaggggcctgagctttcaatCCTGGCAGAATCTTCATTAGAGGCAAGATTCTCCTAGGACTGAAAGCTCACACCCCTTTTGACTTCACTTTATACTCCCTTGGCTTaccactattggataagcagttttcaaaagctttttctgcaacaaatttttaatttcataacattcttttgttttggaattccaaaattattattttttggtcaatttaccTATTTTTCAGCCTATcttaatcttcttctttttttcatttctgcgGCTTCTGTAATTCTACCAGGgtaatgtgataacttgtgacaaatcaaataaaaaacaagagacccggtgGGTCTAGCACTCACCCGAGTATTATTGCACGTTCActttccatgcattcttgcaaaCAATGAAACATATTCTGCATGCATCTCTGAATTTTCAGAAGTTGAATTGAACCTTGGGTATAATGGTTAATTCTTTCTCAAATTATTCCTCCTCAataatatttctttatatttcaaaTGGCAAAGGATACAACTCGGGCTAAAATGATGTCTCCCGGTCTGAAAGACTTGTGGACTTCCACTTTGTCCTTCTCTGTGGCCCGGATGTCCTCTTTGCGAATCATTCCCCGAAAAGTGGATGTTAGCTGGACGCCTTCCACGCTAAGGATGTCACAGCGGCAAAACTTGGATGTGATATTCACAGCCTGTAGTTGATGGATGCAAAATAGGTGTAGAAGCATTGGTctaaaaagtcaagattgactGAGAATTCCAATTATGGTTGAATTTTCTCAATTAATGTTATGATATGATGGTCCTGGGTTAGATATCACTAATATGTTAATTGCAGCATAACTATAAAACAATTTATGATATATACgtaaaagacaaaagaaaaaacaaaaacactgcaccattaaaaaaaaaaagattttacaCACATCCAAGAATTATTATCCACTTTCAAATTAAATGCCTTGATTCATTAcaacttgatttgaaaatgctcaaaaatttcatggaggaaaaaaaaaacagtactcTTCAATACTGTGTACTTCTGCTTTTTCCTTTCTCACcaccttttaaatgaaatttttaaatgttttgaccaatgagattatgtatttcaaagagaaggacaaacaaacattacaaatAGATCAGTACATGAatagagagataaatagataaatcgagagagagagagaaagaaagataaagatgATGTACATACCTTACACGTTACTAAAGAATTCTGCTGTGGAACTGTTGTCTGTACCTCTTCTCGCAGAACAGTTAACTCTGGAAGCTAGAAAAGCAAACTCGAGTAAGGAATTAATTCAAAACTctcaaaaataataaaagattTACAGGAGACACAGCAGAAAGCATTGATACAACAAGCACTAGACTGTTAGTATGCTCCTCAATCATAACTATTAGCTGTTCTAGAGTACCTCAAGCATTATGAAGGCaatttatttgatattttgagtGCAGGGTATTAAAGGCATTTCCAActttattatatttatatatcaatTAACTTCTGTGctgatttatttctttatcaattCTAactaaatgttttcttttcatatcatttttttttctgaaagagtacTGATCTCCACTGAACTACACTGTAAtttaaatgctgaatttcagtACTCTTCATTCTTTGGAACAGCATTCCTGTATAAAAGATACTTATATTGccaactcaaaaaaaaaaaacccacaacaacaacaacaaacaaacaaattgtgtTATTAATGTTGTGATAATTCATATGAGTGctaaatcatgaaatatttcagGTTTGTTGCGGCCAGTTACAGTGAAAGCATTCTGGATTACAGAATGACTGTTCTaaccaccccccccaaaaaaaaaacaaaaaaacaaaacaaacaaaacaactacaacaacaacaacaaaacagaaatgcCCAAGACATGTGGAATAAACAACAAATACTGTACTGGAcaacaaaacccaaaacattCAAATATTACTCAAAATTGAACCGTACATGCAGTTTTTGATCAGTAATTTGACACTGCATGAACTAAAAAAGGAGAAGAGTAGGATATGCATTTCAGATTGTAGCTGACATAAAGAGGTCTAAACTGCACAAAATGCAGACCAATAACAAATACACGTGTtctacatgggggggggggggggggggactttgaaCACGACACTCAAGACTATTGTATTACCATCAATTTTTCTTAAAATAATAGCCTTCAATTTTTCTTAAAATAATAGCTTTCAATTTTTCTTAAAATAATAGccttcaattattttttttcttcatatttcattatctgATGATGATGCCACTCAAGAGAATTAGGGTTGATTAAATCATACTTCTCACCTCCTGTTCAGTGTTGTGTCTCGTACACACATGTCCTGCCAGACTAGAGTAGATGAGCCCATGCTTGCTGTATGTACCCGGGCCCGAGTGATATTCACTGTCGCCTGCAAGCCGCTCTCCtaaaatttcataaaatgcaTTGAGAGCACAGTGATACTGACTGCAATAACCTTCCATAATGGCATAGtaattaacaataaaaaaagagcaattctgcGAGCTCGAGGGGGAACAGTGGGAACAGTGATATTGACTGCAGTCATaactcaaaaaagaaaagaaagagcaatTCTGCAAAGGGGAACAAAGATGTACAATGCattgtatggttgaggggtctagatatcgcgcacgaaaatttgaaatgctcttataatagaagttattccataatcgtacctgaatttctcaatgaatatcacgaaaatgcagaaaaatcacctcccagaatcgcctgatgatacgatgacggagtagtgcgctgtcgccgtttgtatgtcggacttttttttatgcgttcaatttctcggggtatgtaaagatcgcgcagctgccctctgtagtttcatgcgtgaaagtgtctgcccctctgcggctgtaacgtgctccggctttcgtagaatactttttcacttgatattaaatttgtccctgttataagcaacagcagttttacctaacttgtgtatattattgttattattattatatgtattattattattatcattatcatatgtgttcttcttattattattattattgttattattattatcattattactatatattatcaccaccaccatcatcgatcatcataatcatcattatcattttcattattatcattattacttccaccaccatcatttcatcattcttattatcattattttttatcattgatattttcataatcgttaatgattttcatttataaagttttcttacaatatttctaatcactttaaccaataatatacacgtaatataaaatggaaaaaaggaaaatatgaacatatattttgtgtgtgtgtgtgtgtgcttacccattcgtcaccctctcattttcgtcacccatttgtcacactctcatctaatttgttttcttcagtatcattatggccctcccctgtcacaaatatatcacaagttagcgcaagaaatcacaagcaaattcaaactGAAATCACatttcaacttcgatagactgaaatatttattcctttgtaatattataatcgttgtgttaaaatttgacttaaaacaacatttattaacagtatttaagcgtagctggcagcatacattgttcttgtgtatgatgacgtcacatggtaaacgatcgatcgaacaaattacgaattctatcgactacgaacgagacaagcgagacgacacgtctaggctacaacatccttagaacagattgtaagggaaggtaggtttgtacaaggtaaaaaattggaaatttagtggaaaatttgttggaaatcaaaatttcttacctgcttccttctcatgttgagcggtaagtcaggtatgtttattccatgggcgtatcggcaaattttgcgcttagtcctacgcgtaatatcgcttgctatacgcagttacactatgcgcgatcattaggtccctgcgcgagacctagtacccttactatacataCCTAGTTAGATGGTGGACTAGACATTTAGTGCAAACCGATAGTGGTAATAAATGCACACCGCTCGAGCTCATTGGGATCGATGTGGATGTGCGTGCACGGCAAGCACACACACGtttagcccgaccagatgccGTACTCTGGCATCTCGCGTTGCGTTGgcaactgggctgtgtatagttgaCACATGTTGTGATAATTATGCAGACTGTGTGTGACTGTGGTTGTTTTGAATCTTATATTAACCATCATTTTGTTATCCAGCTAAATAAGCCAACCTCCCTCTTAACGTTAGTCTTATCGCTTATTTTGCTTGGCGTTGGTTCTCTATTAAGTCTTGACTCTTGATCTTACTGATAATTTTATAGTCAATGTGAAATGCATCCTAGAAACTAATACTAGCCATTTAGTTATGAGAGCAAGCGATTTCTAATTCCTAAATACAGTCTCAGTACacatagcccgaccagacactgttagttgttacgctatgcgacgtaccatgtacagcgactgggctgtgtatagttacagtACACAGTGCTACGCCCTACGGTGAAGATGAACGCATCTTATAAAGTTACCGCGATcatagcctgaccagaccgctgtgcaaagcgaagcgacagcggctgcgtgtaccAATAGTTACCGCGATCACAAATGCATGCACGATATCCAGTATGTCGGACTACACAAGAGCATGGCTTGGCGACACTGCAACATGGATGGAGGCGTTAAAAGACCTGACTTGCCTCAAATACCACTACAATAttgttcaaaaaacaatttaGGTCTTACTTCAACTCTGCGTTAGTAATGAGTAGTTTGCACCACTTACCAGGAATGCAAAGTTGACCAAGTTTTGTTACATTGCGGTCGTCAGTAGAACACATACTGCCCGTTAGCGATCGACGGAGTGCCATCCTCTCATTGGTCCGTTAAGGACGTGCGGAAGCACGAAAACAGTGCGATCCCGTACGTAGAATCCCCGGCGAATTACCAATAATTGCAACCGTACAATTTTAAAGGattcaaaacagaattctaAGCAAATCAAGCCTGGTTTTGGATCAGATACCAAGTATAAATATATCAATACAGCACTTAAAGTAGTGGTCCGAATGATATTATACCACAAGTTCACTGCCTCTAGCTCACGTTACTGTTGGATCGGCATACGGCAAGTACGTGTACTGCATAAAGCACAAGTAcgcgtacgtacgtacgtgcgAGCGGATCTACTCATTAGACTTTACACAACAGTCGTTTCATTAGTGTACTGAAATGGAGAGTTTCGATATGCTCCCAGTCTCTCACTCTCGGAGCAGACAGAGACATCTACCATTAATTGCAACCACAATTAGATCTTCATGTCAGATGAACTGTATgaatagaataaaacaaacaaacttccaaGTAAGGCAAATAGATTTTGAGAGATAATGTCAGAATTATGTGATTATAGGTCAACAGTCATGCCGGTCATCAGGGCCTACTGGATAATATGGCAACATGCCagtcagtcctactgaatatcaATATGGCAACATGCACCAGTTATCACCCCTACTGATTCAGAATATCATATTGCAACGTGCAGGTCAGTCTGACTGATATCATATGGAAACATGCCGGTCAgccctactgaatatatcatatatgcaacatgccggtcagtcctactgaatatatcatatatggcaacatgccagtcagtcctactgaatatatcattatatggcaacatgccggtcactcctactgaatatatcatgtatggcaacatgcTGGTCAGttctactgaatatatcatgtttggcaacatgccggtcagtcctactgaatatatcatatggcaacatgccggtcagtcctactgaatatatcatatatggcaacatgccggtcagttctATATGGTAATGTGCCGGTCAGTCctatactgaatatatcattatggcaacatgccggtcactcctactgaatatcatatggcaacatgccggtcactcctactgactatatcatgtatggcaacatgccggtcactcctactaatatcatatggcaacatgccggtcagtcctactgaatatatcatgtatggcaacatgcTGGTCAGttctactgaatatatcatgtatggcaacatgccggtcagtcctactgaatatatcatatggcaacatgccggtcagtcctactgaatatatcatatatggcaacatgccggtcagttctATATGgtaacatgccggtcagtcctatactgaatatatcattatggcaacatgccggtcactcctactgaatatcatatggcaacatgccggtcactcctactgactatatcatgtatggcaacatgccggtcactcctactaatatcatatggcaacatgccggtcactcctactgactatatcatgtatggcaacatgccggtcactcctactaatatcatatggcaacatgccggtcagtcctactgaatatatcatgtatatggcAACATGCTGGTCAGTTCTACTGAATATATtatcatgtatggcaacatgccggtcagtcctactgaatatatcatatggcaacatgccggtcatcaagtcctactgaatatatcatatatggcaacatgccggtcagttctATATGgtaacatgccggtcagtcctatactgaatatatcattgaTGGCAACATGCCATTCACTCCTACtgaatatcatatggcaacatgccggtcactcctactgactatatcatgtatggcaacatgccggtcacttctactgaatatcatatggcaacatgccagTCACTCCTACTGACTAtatcatgtatggcaacatgccggtcactcctactgaatatatcatatatggcaacatgccggtcagttctATATGgtaacatgccggtcagtcctatactgaatatatcattgaTGGCAACATGCCGTTCACTCCTACtgaatatcatatggcaacatgccggtcactcctactgactatatcatgtatggcaacatgccggtcacttctactgaatatcatatggcaacatgccggtcactcctactgactatatcatgtatggcaacatgccggtcactcctactgaatatatcatgtatggcaacatgcTGGTCAgccctactgaatatatcatacatgcaacatgccggtcagtcctactgaatatatcatatatggcaacatgccagtcagtcctactgaatatatcattatatggcaacatgccggtcactcctactgaatatatcatgtatggcaacatgcTGGTCAGttctactgaatatatcatgtatggcaacatgccggtcagttctactgaatatatcatgtttggcaacatgccggtcagtcctactgaatatatcatatggcaacatgccggtcagtcctactgaatatatcatatatggcaacatgccggtcagttctATATGGTAATGTGCCGGTCAGTCctatactgaatatatcattatggcaacatgccggtcactcctactgaatatcatatggcaacatgccggtcactcctactgactatatcatgtatggcaacatgccggtcactccttctaatatcatatggcaacatgccggtcagtcctactgaatatatcatgtatggcaacatgcTGGTCAGttctactgaatatatcatgtatggcaacatgccggtcagtcctactgaatatatcatatggcaacatgccggtcagtcctactgaatatatcatatatggcaacatgccggtcagttctATATGgtaacatgccggtcagtcctatactgaatatatcattatggcaacatgccggtcactcctactgaatatcatatggcaacatgccggtcactcctactgactatatcatgtatggcaacatgccggtcactcctactaatatcatatggcaacatgccggtcagtcctactgaatatatcatgtatatggcAACATGCTGGTCAGTTCTACTGAATATATtatcatgtatggcaacatgccggtcactgctactgaatatatcatatggcACCATGCCGGCATTCCTACtaatatcatatggcaacatgccggtcactcctactgaatatcatatggcaacatgtcggtcagtcctactgaatatatcatgtatggcaacatgccggtcagttctATATGGCAAaatgccggtcagtcctactgaatatatcatgcGGCAACATGCCGCTCACTCCTACCGAATATGATATGGCAACATATGCCGGTCATTAGTCCTACTGAATACCATTTCGATGGCTTTGATATCCAAAGACAAAATCATGTGTATAAAGATCCTTGTAGAAGGTttggtcccactttttattaggattgctttagATTGGATATATACATGATCTAAGccataaaaaaaagttttctcattATTGACCATTAATTgtattcctcttagaattatatgctcttctGTACTTTATGTTGTTTCTCTTCATCTCCATAGTCagtgtttatatgtatattaaaaaaaaaaaacctacaaccTATAAAGCCTCATCTGGTGAACCGAAAATGTACGATCCCTTTGAGATCAGAATGCCAGTGAGATAGCCACGCGGTTTTTTCTACATGTTTATGTGTgaatagtatatacatgtatctgtgtTATTTACATATCTCTATGGGTATCACCAATCTGCCTGGTGGCAGTGGAACTGATATGGCAAGAGAAGACAGCTGTCGCGATATGACACAAGTGCATGGTGTATTACTATTCAGAGAAGACGAAC
This genomic interval carries:
- the LOC140241731 gene encoding exosome complex component CSL4-like, giving the protein MCSTDDRNVTKLGQLCIPGERLAGDSEYHSGPGTYSKHGLIYSSLAGHVCTRHNTEQELPELTVLREEVQTTVPQQNSLVTCKAVNITSKFCRCDILSVEGVQLTSTFRGMIRKEDIRATEKDKVEVHKSFRPGDIILARVLSLGDAQSYLLTTAENELGVVLAKSEAGESMIPISWCEMICPKTHDKQPRKVAKVQPQYIAYSS